The window CCAAGAGTGGTGAACTTTATAAAGCCCTCCTTGTCTATATTCTTAATAATCAGTCCGATTTCATCCATATGAGCATCCAGCATAACCTTTTTCCCACCATCTCCTTTTTTTGCTATGAGATTGCCCAGCTTATCCACATTAATCACATCGCAAACCTTTTCAAGCTCTTTTTTCATTATTTCTCTAATCTCATCCTCATATCCCGGTGCACTGTGAGCATTACTCAGTTCTGCAATAAGCTTTTTATTCATATTCTATCCTCCAGATAACCTTTAAGTTTACTTACACCCTCTTTAATATTTCCTCTACTTGTGGCATAGGAAAATCTGAGAAAGCCTTCGCCCAGACTGCCAAAGGCTGTACCCGGCGTGACAACAACACCTGCCCTGACCAGCTCTGTGGCAAGGTACTGTGAATCTCCGTATGCCGAGAAATCGGCAAATACATAAAAGGCGCCTCCTGCCCTGTTTACCCTTACCCCTTCTATACCACCAAGAAGCTTCAGTATTATCTCCCTGCGCTCTCTCAGTTCACCAACCATGTTTTCAATAAAGCTTTTACTACCCAAAGCTGCCAGAGCAGCCCTCTGGGCGGGGGAATTAACACTCGCCTGAATATACTGGTGTACCTTCAGCATCTCCTCCACAAGCTCATCTCCAGCACTGAGATAACCCACTCTGAGCCCCGTCATGGCATAGCTCTTGGAAAAGCCATTCACAGTTATGACATTATCTGAGAAAGCTCCGGGGCTTATATGTTCCCCCTCATAGATAATTTTCTCATATACTTCATCGCTGACAAGCAGGGCATGATAATCTTCGGCTATCTCGGCAATAGCCTTTATAACCTCCTCAGGATAAACAGCACCTGTGGGATTGCCGGGTGAGTTTAGCACAATCATCTTTGTTTTTGAACTCATCCTTTTCTTGATATCTTCAATATCGGGAATAAAACCCTCTTCGAATCTCAGGGGATAGTAAACAGATTTACCCTGGGCAAGCTTCGCCAGAGGGTCATAGGAAACAAAACCAGGGTTTGGAATTAGAACTTCCTCTCCATTATTTATAAAAGCCTGAAAGGCAAGAT of the archaeon BMS3Bbin15 genome contains:
- the aspC gene encoding aspartate aminotransferase codes for the protein MRAYRVTEIDISGIRKMFELAGGDVINLAIGEPDFPIPEEAKEAIYQALREDFTHYTSNKGIIELREALAEKLKKENGVDAGAEEIIITSGASEALHLAFQAFINNGEEVLIPNPGFVSYDPLAKLAQGKSVYYPLRFEEGFIPDIEDIKKRMSSKTKMIVLNSPGNPTGAVYPEEVIKAIAEIAEDYHALLVSDEVYEKIIYEGEHISPGAFSDNVITVNGFSKSYAMTGLRVGYLSAGDELVEEMLKVHQYIQASVNSPAQRAALAALGSKSFIENMVGELRERREIILKLLGGIEGVRVNRAGGAFYVFADFSAYGDSQYLATELVRAGVVVTPGTAFGSLGEGFLRFSYATSRGNIKEGVSKLKGYLEDRI